From a single Patagioenas fasciata isolate bPatFas1 chromosome 19, bPatFas1.hap1, whole genome shotgun sequence genomic region:
- the CLUH gene encoding clustered mitochondria protein homolog isoform X1, with amino-acid sequence MGNGLFANCCRHVTDLIFQTRSSDSPDERSPLLPKPPTSCTVCPEPSEAAQHAGPYPDVVPSEAVAGSLQKRSERIQDLSEAQGGEGPVTARAQSRLRPAEASRAATVLPTDLGAGPAGLLDHAQSLGARQSCVKLEDSGSAHRSRRRQEHVVAADGEDVAPGAHPTGQGHGKGQAALCLDAVLASPDSGLKCRGAAPSPGSRGSPSSALPASAGKAPLAQKAAVPLFSPGEVSPAAWDGGCGSAGTDPAPCPGGRSSRGPDVQALLSKQQQQQKKKRKKKKLTLAEHPSGVALMNGSGPHDSLRGEKEPRQNGHEEPEPGEDGNDQEVIVIQDTGFTVKICAPGIEPFSLQVSPQEMVQEIHQVLMDREDTCHRTCFSLQLDGNVLDNFAELKTIEGLQEGSLLKVVEEPYTVREARIHVRHIRDLLKSLDPSDAFNGVDCNSLSFLSVFTEGDLGDSGKRKKKGTEMEQIDCTPPEHILPGSKERPLCALQPQNRDWKPLQCLKVLTMSGWNPPPGNRKMHGDLMYLYVITVEDRHVSITASTRGFYLNQSTAYNFNPKPANPSLLSHSLVELLNQISPTFKKNFSALQKKRVQRHPFERIATPFQVYSWTAPQVEHAMDCVRAEDAYTSRLGYEEHIPGQTRDWNEELQTTRELPRKNLPERLLRERAIFKVHSDFTAAATRGAMAVIDGNVMAINPSEETKMQMFIWNNIFFSLGFDVRDHYKDFGGDVAAYVAPTNDLNGVRTYNAVDVEGLYTLGTVVVDYRGYRVTAQSIIPGILEREQEQSVIYGSIDFGKTVVSHPKYLELLEKTSRPLKIQKHKVLNDKNEEVELCSSVECKGIIGNDGRHYILDLLRTFPPDLNFLPVDGEEMPEECKKMGFPKQHRHKLCCLRQELVDAFVEHRYLLFMKLAALQLMQQKANKQESSGVLENGSSPENGTADSEKSESEDGKIDDNVTGLDQVKELAETIASDDGAVDPKSREVIRNACKAVGSISDTSFDIRFNPDIFSPGVRFPESSKEEVQDQKQLLKDAAAFLLSCQIPGLVKDCLDHTVLPMDGATLAEAMHQRGINMRYLGKVVNFIAKTPGRAQLDHIFKIGISELITRSAKHIFKTYLQGVELSGLSAAISHFLNCFLSSFPNPIAHLPADELVSKKKNKKRKNRNLGNADNTAWASMTPQELWRNICSEAKNYFDFSLECESADQAAEEYNLQKITLLREISLKTGVQILLKEYNFDSRHKPTFTEEDILNIFPVVKHVNPKASDAFHFFQSGQAKVQQGFLKEGCELINEALNLFNNVYGAMHVEICACLRLLARLNYIMGDYSEALSNQQKAVLMSERVLGIEHPNTIQEYMHLALYCFANSQLSTALNLLYRARYLMLLVFGEDHPEMALLDNNIGLVLHGVMEYDLSLRFLENALAISSKYHGSKSLKVALSHHLVARVYESKAEFRSALQHEKEGYTIYKNQLGEHHEKTKESSEYLKYLTQQAVALQRTMNEIYKNGSNANIMPLKFTAPSMASVLEQLNIINGILFIPLSQKDLENLKAEVQRRQQLQESIRSGEQLEPEDKAVEEKEAEPSMPSAAIPLTQSSA; translated from the exons ACTGCTGCAGACATGTCACCGATCTCATCTTCCAGACGCGCAGCTCTGACTCTCCCGATGAGAGGTCACcgctcctaccaaagcctcccaCGAGCTGCACCGTGTGCCCGGAGCCGTCCGAAGCTGCCCAGCACGCTGGGCCGTACCCAGACGTCGTCCCCAGCGAGGCGGTGGCTGGAAGCCTGCAGAAACGCTCGGAACGCATCCAGGACCTGTCTGAGGCCCAGGGCGGTGAGGGACCGGTGACGGCGCGTGCACAGAGCCGTTTGCGGCCGGCAGAGGCATCCCGCGCAGCGACCGTCCTTCCCACCGACCTTGGGGCTGGGCCGGCGGGGCTGCTCGATCATGCTCAGTCGCTTGGGGCTCGCCAGAGCTGCGTGAAACTTGAGGACAGCGGCTCGGCCCACAGATCCCGCCGCCGGCAGGAGCACGTGGTGGCAGCTGATGGGGAGGATGTGGCCCCTGGAGCACATCCCACCGGCCAGGGCCACGGCAAGGGACAAGCCGCTTTGTGTTTAGATGCTGTCTTAGCAAGTCCGGACAGCGGGCTGAAGTGCAGAGGCGCTGCTCCCTCCCCGGGGAGCCGTGGGAGCCCCTCCTCAGCTCTGCCGGCGAGCGCGGGGAAAGCCCCGCTGGCCCAAAAGGCAGCTGTGCCGCTGTTCTCCCCTGGCGAGGTGTCGCCTGCGGCTTGGGACGGAGGTTGTGGCTCTGCAGGGACGGACCCTGCTCCCTGCCCCGGCGGCAGGTCCAGCCGTGGTCCCGACGTGCAGGCGCTGCtgtcaaagcagcagcagcagcagaagaagaagaggaagaaaaagaagctcACACTTGCAG AGCACCCGTCTGGCGTGGCGCTGATGAACGGCAGCGGCCCGCACGACAGCCTCAGGGGCGAGAAGGAGCCCAGGCAGAACGGCCACGAGGAGCCTGAGCCAGGAGAAGACGGGAACGACCAGGAGGTCATTGTCATACAGGACACGGGATTTACCGTCAAGATCTGTGCTCCGGGGATAGAGCCCTTTTCCCTGCAG GTCTCTCCTCAGGAGATGGTGCAAGAGATCCACCAGGTTCTGATGGACCGCGAGGACACCTGCCATCGGACCTGCTTCTCCCTGCAGCTGGATGGCAACGTCCTCGATAACTTTGCTGAGCTGAAAACGATTGAAGGGCTGCAGGAGGGCTCACTGCTGAAAGTGGTGGAAG AGCCGTACACAGTGCGAGAAGCCAGGATACATGTGCGTCACATTCGGGACCTTCTGAAGAGTCTTGACCCATCAGATGCTTTCAATGGTGTGGACTgtaattccctgtccttcctgagtGTCTTCACCGAAGGAGACCTGGGAG ACAGTGGAAAACGGAAGAAGAAAGGTACTGAAATGGAGCAAATTGACTGCACCCCTCCTGAACATATCCTGCCAGGTAGCAAAGAGAGACCCCTGTGTGCCCTTCAGCCCCAGAACAGAGACTGGAAG CCTTTGCAGTGCCTAAAGGTATTGACGATGAGTGGCTGGAACCCTCCACCGGGTAACCGGAAAATGCACGGAGACCTCATGTATTTGTACGTCATCACGGTGGAGGATCGGCACGTCAGTATCACCGCGTCCACTCGAGGATTTTACTTGAATCA GTCTACTGCCTACAACTTcaaccccaaacctgcaaaccccaGTCTTCTCAGTCATTCCTTGGTGGAACTACTTAACCAGATCAGCCCTACCTTCAAAAAAAACTTCTCCGCTCTGCAGAAGAAACG GGTTCAGAGACACCCTTTTGAAAGGATAGCCACTCCTTTCCAAGTGTACAGCTGGACGGCTCCGCAGGTGGAACACGCCATGGACTGCGTTCGGGCAGAAGACGCGTACACTTCTAGACTGGGCTATGAGGAGCACATACCTGGACAG ACCAGAGACTGGAATGAGGAGCTGCAGACCACGCGGGAGCTGCCGCGCAAGAACCTGCCCGAGAGGCTGCTGCGAGAACGAGCCATTTTCAAG GTTCACAGCGACTTCACTGCGGCAGCAACCAGAGGTGCCATGGCTGTCATTGATGGCAATGTCATGGCCATCAACCCCAGCGAAGAGACCAAGATGCAGATGTTCATCTGGAACAACATCTTCTTCAGCCTGGGCTTTGACGTCCGTGACCACTACAAGGACTTTGGTGGAGATGTTGCTGCTTATGTAGCTCCTACCAACGATCTCAACGGTGTGCGGACCTACAATGCGGTGGATGTAGAAGGGCTGTACACGCTGGGGACTGTGGTGGTGGATTACAGAGGTTACAGGGTGACGGCTCAGTCTATTATTCCTGGCATCTTGGAACGGGAGCAGGAACAGAGCGTTATCTATGGGTCAATAGACTTTGGCAAGACAGTTGTCTCACACCCCAAGtacctggagctgctggagaagacCAGCAGGCCGCTCAAGATCCAGAAGCATAAAGTCCTCAACGACAAGAATGAGGAGGTGGAGCTGTGCTCCTCGGTGGAGTGCAAAGGCATTATTGGCAACGACGGGCGTCACTACATCCTGGACCTGCTCCGCACGTTCCCTCCAGATCTAAACTTCCTGCCTGTTGACGGGGAGGAGATGCCAGAGGAATGTAAGAAAATGGGGTTCCCCAAGCAGCACAGACACAAGCTTTGCTGTCTCCGGCAAGAGCTTGTTGATGCCTTTGTAGAACACAG GTATCTCTTATTCATGAAGCTGGCCGCACTGCAGCTGATGCAGCAGAAAGCCAACAAGCAGGAGAGCTCAGGTGTGCTGGAAAATGGTTCCTCTCCGGAGAACGGTACTGCAGACAGTGAGAAATCTGAGTCAGAGGATGGTAAAATTGATGATAACGTGACTGGACTTGATCAGgtgaaggagctggctgagacCATTGCATCTGATGATGGAGCAG TGGATCCCAAAAGCAGAGAAGTGATTCGGAATGCTTGCAAGGCTGTAGGCTCCATTAGTGACACATCATTTGACATTCGGTTTAACCCAGATATTTTCTCACCAG GCGTCCGCTTTCCCGAGTCCAGCAAAGAGGAGGTGCAGGatcagaagcagctgctgaaggaTGCGGCTGCGTTCCTGCTGTCGTGCCAGATCCCCGGCTTG GTGAAAGACTGCCTGGATCACACGGTGCTGCCGATGGACGGGGCGACCCTGGCAGAGGCCATGCACCAGAGGGGCATCAACATGCGCTACCTGGGCAAAGTCGTCAACTTCATCGCCAAGACCCCTGGCCGTGCGCAGCTGGATCACATTTTC AAAATAGGAATCAGTGAACTGATCACTCGATCGGCTAAACACATCTTCAAGACGTACCTCCAG GGCGTGGAGCTGTCGGGTTTATCAGCCGCCATCAGCCACTTCCTCAACTGCTTCCTGAGCTCCTTCCCAAACCCCATTGCCCATCTTCCCGCTGATGAACTGGTCTccaagaaaaagaacaagaaaaggaaaaacaggaacCTTGGGAATGCCGATAACACCGCGTGGGCCAGCATGACCCCTCAGGAGCTCTGGAGGAATATTTGTTCAGAAGCAAAGAACTACTTCGATTTTAGTCTTGAATG TGAGAGTGCTGACCAAGCAGCTGAAGAGTACAATCTGCAGAAAATCACCCTGCTTCGTGAAATCTCCCTCAAAACTGGAGTCCAG ATCCTGCTGAAGGAGTACAACTTTGACAGCAGGCACAAGCCCACCTTCACAGAAGAGGATATTCTCAACATCTTCCCTGTGGTGAAGCACGTAAACCCCAAAGCCTCAGACGCTTTCCACTTCTTCCAGAGCGGGCAAGCCAAGGTTCAGCAAG gTTTCTTGAAGGAGGGCTGTGAGCTCATCAATGAAGCCTTAAACTTGTTCAACAATGTGTATGGTGCTATGCATGTAGAAATCTGTGCCTGTCTGAGGCTGCTGGCTCGTCTCAACTACATCATGGGGGATTATTCAGAG GCCTTAAGTAATCAGCAGAAAGCGGTGCTAATGAGCGAGAGGGTCCTGGGCATTGAACACCCCAACACGATTCAAGAATAC ATGCACCTTGCTCTGTACTGCTTTGCAAACAGCCAGCTCTCCACAGCACTCAACTTGCTGTACCGTGCACGCTACCTCATGCTGCTGGTATTTGGGGAGGATCACCCAGAAATGGCACTCTTAGAT AACAACATCGGCTTGGTGCTCCACGGCGTGATGGAGTACGACCTGTCCCTGCGCTTCCTGGAGAACGCGCTGGCCATCAGCTCCAAGTACCACGGCTCCAAGTCTTTGAAAGTTGCACTAAG CCACCACCTGGTAGCCCGAGTGTACGAGAGCAAAGCGGAGTTCCGCTCGGCGCTGCAGCACGAGAAGGAGGGCTACACCATCTACAAGAACCAG CTTGGAGAACACCACGAAAAGACCAAAGAGAGCTCTGAGTACTTGAAATACCTGACTCAGCAAGCTGTCGCTCTTCAACGCACAATGAACGAGATTTACAAGAACGGCTCCAACGCCAACATCATGCCGCTCAAG TTCACAGCTCCCAGTATGGCCAGTGTCCTGGAGCAGCTCAACATTATCAACGGAATTCTCTTCATTCCACTAAG CCAAAAAGACTTGGAGAACCTTAAAGCAGAGGTGCAGCGACGCCAGCAACTCCAAGAAAGCATAAGAAGTGGTGAACAGCTGGAACCAGAGGACAAAGCTGTGGAGGAGAAAGAGGCTGAGCCAAGCATGCCTTCTGCTGCGATCCCCTTAACACAGAGCTCCGCTTAA
- the CLUH gene encoding clustered mitochondria protein homolog isoform X2: protein MVGKADEMPPAAVPAAAQGGEQQEPGPRGRRPADTQQRPEHPSGVALMNGSGPHDSLRGEKEPRQNGHEEPEPGEDGNDQEVIVIQDTGFTVKICAPGIEPFSLQVSPQEMVQEIHQVLMDREDTCHRTCFSLQLDGNVLDNFAELKTIEGLQEGSLLKVVEEPYTVREARIHVRHIRDLLKSLDPSDAFNGVDCNSLSFLSVFTEGDLGDSGKRKKKGTEMEQIDCTPPEHILPGSKERPLCALQPQNRDWKPLQCLKVLTMSGWNPPPGNRKMHGDLMYLYVITVEDRHVSITASTRGFYLNQSTAYNFNPKPANPSLLSHSLVELLNQISPTFKKNFSALQKKRVQRHPFERIATPFQVYSWTAPQVEHAMDCVRAEDAYTSRLGYEEHIPGQTRDWNEELQTTRELPRKNLPERLLRERAIFKVHSDFTAAATRGAMAVIDGNVMAINPSEETKMQMFIWNNIFFSLGFDVRDHYKDFGGDVAAYVAPTNDLNGVRTYNAVDVEGLYTLGTVVVDYRGYRVTAQSIIPGILEREQEQSVIYGSIDFGKTVVSHPKYLELLEKTSRPLKIQKHKVLNDKNEEVELCSSVECKGIIGNDGRHYILDLLRTFPPDLNFLPVDGEEMPEECKKMGFPKQHRHKLCCLRQELVDAFVEHRYLLFMKLAALQLMQQKANKQESSGVLENGSSPENGTADSEKSESEDGKIDDNVTGLDQVKELAETIASDDGAVDPKSREVIRNACKAVGSISDTSFDIRFNPDIFSPGVRFPESSKEEVQDQKQLLKDAAAFLLSCQIPGLVKDCLDHTVLPMDGATLAEAMHQRGINMRYLGKVVNFIAKTPGRAQLDHIFKIGISELITRSAKHIFKTYLQGVELSGLSAAISHFLNCFLSSFPNPIAHLPADELVSKKKNKKRKNRNLGNADNTAWASMTPQELWRNICSEAKNYFDFSLECESADQAAEEYNLQKITLLREISLKTGVQILLKEYNFDSRHKPTFTEEDILNIFPVVKHVNPKASDAFHFFQSGQAKVQQGFLKEGCELINEALNLFNNVYGAMHVEICACLRLLARLNYIMGDYSEALSNQQKAVLMSERVLGIEHPNTIQEYMHLALYCFANSQLSTALNLLYRARYLMLLVFGEDHPEMALLDNNIGLVLHGVMEYDLSLRFLENALAISSKYHGSKSLKVALSHHLVARVYESKAEFRSALQHEKEGYTIYKNQLGEHHEKTKESSEYLKYLTQQAVALQRTMNEIYKNGSNANIMPLKFTAPSMASVLEQLNIINGILFIPLSQKDLENLKAEVQRRQQLQESIRSGEQLEPEDKAVEEKEAEPSMPSAAIPLTQSSA from the exons AGCACCCGTCTGGCGTGGCGCTGATGAACGGCAGCGGCCCGCACGACAGCCTCAGGGGCGAGAAGGAGCCCAGGCAGAACGGCCACGAGGAGCCTGAGCCAGGAGAAGACGGGAACGACCAGGAGGTCATTGTCATACAGGACACGGGATTTACCGTCAAGATCTGTGCTCCGGGGATAGAGCCCTTTTCCCTGCAG GTCTCTCCTCAGGAGATGGTGCAAGAGATCCACCAGGTTCTGATGGACCGCGAGGACACCTGCCATCGGACCTGCTTCTCCCTGCAGCTGGATGGCAACGTCCTCGATAACTTTGCTGAGCTGAAAACGATTGAAGGGCTGCAGGAGGGCTCACTGCTGAAAGTGGTGGAAG AGCCGTACACAGTGCGAGAAGCCAGGATACATGTGCGTCACATTCGGGACCTTCTGAAGAGTCTTGACCCATCAGATGCTTTCAATGGTGTGGACTgtaattccctgtccttcctgagtGTCTTCACCGAAGGAGACCTGGGAG ACAGTGGAAAACGGAAGAAGAAAGGTACTGAAATGGAGCAAATTGACTGCACCCCTCCTGAACATATCCTGCCAGGTAGCAAAGAGAGACCCCTGTGTGCCCTTCAGCCCCAGAACAGAGACTGGAAG CCTTTGCAGTGCCTAAAGGTATTGACGATGAGTGGCTGGAACCCTCCACCGGGTAACCGGAAAATGCACGGAGACCTCATGTATTTGTACGTCATCACGGTGGAGGATCGGCACGTCAGTATCACCGCGTCCACTCGAGGATTTTACTTGAATCA GTCTACTGCCTACAACTTcaaccccaaacctgcaaaccccaGTCTTCTCAGTCATTCCTTGGTGGAACTACTTAACCAGATCAGCCCTACCTTCAAAAAAAACTTCTCCGCTCTGCAGAAGAAACG GGTTCAGAGACACCCTTTTGAAAGGATAGCCACTCCTTTCCAAGTGTACAGCTGGACGGCTCCGCAGGTGGAACACGCCATGGACTGCGTTCGGGCAGAAGACGCGTACACTTCTAGACTGGGCTATGAGGAGCACATACCTGGACAG ACCAGAGACTGGAATGAGGAGCTGCAGACCACGCGGGAGCTGCCGCGCAAGAACCTGCCCGAGAGGCTGCTGCGAGAACGAGCCATTTTCAAG GTTCACAGCGACTTCACTGCGGCAGCAACCAGAGGTGCCATGGCTGTCATTGATGGCAATGTCATGGCCATCAACCCCAGCGAAGAGACCAAGATGCAGATGTTCATCTGGAACAACATCTTCTTCAGCCTGGGCTTTGACGTCCGTGACCACTACAAGGACTTTGGTGGAGATGTTGCTGCTTATGTAGCTCCTACCAACGATCTCAACGGTGTGCGGACCTACAATGCGGTGGATGTAGAAGGGCTGTACACGCTGGGGACTGTGGTGGTGGATTACAGAGGTTACAGGGTGACGGCTCAGTCTATTATTCCTGGCATCTTGGAACGGGAGCAGGAACAGAGCGTTATCTATGGGTCAATAGACTTTGGCAAGACAGTTGTCTCACACCCCAAGtacctggagctgctggagaagacCAGCAGGCCGCTCAAGATCCAGAAGCATAAAGTCCTCAACGACAAGAATGAGGAGGTGGAGCTGTGCTCCTCGGTGGAGTGCAAAGGCATTATTGGCAACGACGGGCGTCACTACATCCTGGACCTGCTCCGCACGTTCCCTCCAGATCTAAACTTCCTGCCTGTTGACGGGGAGGAGATGCCAGAGGAATGTAAGAAAATGGGGTTCCCCAAGCAGCACAGACACAAGCTTTGCTGTCTCCGGCAAGAGCTTGTTGATGCCTTTGTAGAACACAG GTATCTCTTATTCATGAAGCTGGCCGCACTGCAGCTGATGCAGCAGAAAGCCAACAAGCAGGAGAGCTCAGGTGTGCTGGAAAATGGTTCCTCTCCGGAGAACGGTACTGCAGACAGTGAGAAATCTGAGTCAGAGGATGGTAAAATTGATGATAACGTGACTGGACTTGATCAGgtgaaggagctggctgagacCATTGCATCTGATGATGGAGCAG TGGATCCCAAAAGCAGAGAAGTGATTCGGAATGCTTGCAAGGCTGTAGGCTCCATTAGTGACACATCATTTGACATTCGGTTTAACCCAGATATTTTCTCACCAG GCGTCCGCTTTCCCGAGTCCAGCAAAGAGGAGGTGCAGGatcagaagcagctgctgaaggaTGCGGCTGCGTTCCTGCTGTCGTGCCAGATCCCCGGCTTG GTGAAAGACTGCCTGGATCACACGGTGCTGCCGATGGACGGGGCGACCCTGGCAGAGGCCATGCACCAGAGGGGCATCAACATGCGCTACCTGGGCAAAGTCGTCAACTTCATCGCCAAGACCCCTGGCCGTGCGCAGCTGGATCACATTTTC AAAATAGGAATCAGTGAACTGATCACTCGATCGGCTAAACACATCTTCAAGACGTACCTCCAG GGCGTGGAGCTGTCGGGTTTATCAGCCGCCATCAGCCACTTCCTCAACTGCTTCCTGAGCTCCTTCCCAAACCCCATTGCCCATCTTCCCGCTGATGAACTGGTCTccaagaaaaagaacaagaaaaggaaaaacaggaacCTTGGGAATGCCGATAACACCGCGTGGGCCAGCATGACCCCTCAGGAGCTCTGGAGGAATATTTGTTCAGAAGCAAAGAACTACTTCGATTTTAGTCTTGAATG TGAGAGTGCTGACCAAGCAGCTGAAGAGTACAATCTGCAGAAAATCACCCTGCTTCGTGAAATCTCCCTCAAAACTGGAGTCCAG ATCCTGCTGAAGGAGTACAACTTTGACAGCAGGCACAAGCCCACCTTCACAGAAGAGGATATTCTCAACATCTTCCCTGTGGTGAAGCACGTAAACCCCAAAGCCTCAGACGCTTTCCACTTCTTCCAGAGCGGGCAAGCCAAGGTTCAGCAAG gTTTCTTGAAGGAGGGCTGTGAGCTCATCAATGAAGCCTTAAACTTGTTCAACAATGTGTATGGTGCTATGCATGTAGAAATCTGTGCCTGTCTGAGGCTGCTGGCTCGTCTCAACTACATCATGGGGGATTATTCAGAG GCCTTAAGTAATCAGCAGAAAGCGGTGCTAATGAGCGAGAGGGTCCTGGGCATTGAACACCCCAACACGATTCAAGAATAC ATGCACCTTGCTCTGTACTGCTTTGCAAACAGCCAGCTCTCCACAGCACTCAACTTGCTGTACCGTGCACGCTACCTCATGCTGCTGGTATTTGGGGAGGATCACCCAGAAATGGCACTCTTAGAT AACAACATCGGCTTGGTGCTCCACGGCGTGATGGAGTACGACCTGTCCCTGCGCTTCCTGGAGAACGCGCTGGCCATCAGCTCCAAGTACCACGGCTCCAAGTCTTTGAAAGTTGCACTAAG CCACCACCTGGTAGCCCGAGTGTACGAGAGCAAAGCGGAGTTCCGCTCGGCGCTGCAGCACGAGAAGGAGGGCTACACCATCTACAAGAACCAG CTTGGAGAACACCACGAAAAGACCAAAGAGAGCTCTGAGTACTTGAAATACCTGACTCAGCAAGCTGTCGCTCTTCAACGCACAATGAACGAGATTTACAAGAACGGCTCCAACGCCAACATCATGCCGCTCAAG TTCACAGCTCCCAGTATGGCCAGTGTCCTGGAGCAGCTCAACATTATCAACGGAATTCTCTTCATTCCACTAAG CCAAAAAGACTTGGAGAACCTTAAAGCAGAGGTGCAGCGACGCCAGCAACTCCAAGAAAGCATAAGAAGTGGTGAACAGCTGGAACCAGAGGACAAAGCTGTGGAGGAGAAAGAGGCTGAGCCAAGCATGCCTTCTGCTGCGATCCCCTTAACACAGAGCTCCGCTTAA